A genomic stretch from Vibrio algarum includes:
- a CDS encoding DUF3149 domain-containing protein yields the protein MDFWLDLLFGNAVGLSSMIVIFVTLSIMLFFGGYFIYKIVSDKSPH from the coding sequence ATGGATTTTTGGCTCGATCTCCTTTTTGGAAACGCGGTAGGACTATCTTCTATGATAGTGATATTCGTGACACTTAGTATCATGCTATTTTTCGGTGGCTATTTCATTTACAAAATAGTGAGCGACAAATCTCCTCACTAG